ATCAGGAAATGGTGGAGCTCGTGGAGATGGAGATTAGGGAGCTGATGTCTGAGATGGGGTATGATGGTGATAATGTGCCTGTTATCAAAGGTATGagaatattgatttttataaggatatattttttgttcaccCTTTGCAAAAAAGAGCAtaactcatattttttttagaggATTGATTggtttaaacttttaataaaatagcattAAGTTTACCTGTTGTAGTTTGACTcactaaagttttaaattataaatcaaatcaCTAGGTAGGATAACTGCCTTTATCTTATAAGGATACAATGTCTTATCTGTTAAGAATAAATGTATCTTTCCATGATGATTCtgtataaagtaaaattaaatattttacactaATTTTGGAATGATCaactacataattttataatatatactatatacatacatatggtcacgtctatatcccttgcggggtagacagtcaacagtcttgaaaagactgaatggccacattcagctattttgcttaactATAGAATTCTAtaagattcaactagtgacaggttgccaaccCAGCGcccaaaaaataatcccaagtttgtaagcctattccttagtcgccttttacgacatccatgggaaagagatggagtggtcctatttattttttgtattggtgccgggaaccacacggcactatactatatacattataaggtatattaagaaaattgcCGATAATAAATcctcattaaaaaataataattatggttCCTATTCCAGGGTCTGCTCTTTGTGCCTTGGATGGTAAAAGTCCTGAAATCGGAGCAGAGGCTATTACCCAGTTGCTCAAAGAAGTGGACGCGTACATCCCAACGCCGGTTCGTGAATTGGACAAGCCGTTCCTCTTGCCTGTTGAGTCGGTGCACTCCATCCCTGGCCGTGGTACCGTCGTCACAGGACGCTTGCACAGGGGTAATCTTGAAacattagaatttatttttatgtccttttcagaatattttttaaatatactaagTTTTTTTCTCCCTTAACTACATTGAAAAGTGGGCAAATAGCCTTTTCATCAAGGGATGAGAACATATTCGACTAATGGCATTATCTTTGACTGTAAATTACTTCAATGagaatttgttatattattgtcAGCGAATATCTCACTTAAAGCAAATTCTTTCACCAGGTGTGTTGAAGAAGGGCACTGAATGCGAGATCGTCGGACACGGCAAGACCATGAAGACAACCGTCACCGGTGTAGAGATGTTCCACAAGACCTTGGAAGAGGCGCAGGCTGGGGACCAACTTGGAGCGCTGGTCCGAGCGGTCAAACGTGAGCAGATCAAGCGAGGAATGGTCATGGCTAAGCCAGGAACAGTGAAGGCCCACGATAATGTGGAAGCAGCAGTATATATCTTGAGCAAAGAAGAGGGAGGCCGCTCGAAACCGTTCACGTCGTACATCCAGCTGCAAATGTTCTCTATGACCTGGGACTGCGCCTCCCAGGTCACTATTCCGGAAAAGGAGATGGTGATGCCTGGTGAAGATGCTAAGTAAGTATTGAAGTTGAATTGGAAGAACAGAATGGAGAAAATCTGATTATGgaaaaataaaccttataCTGAATATCGGTTAAAAGTAAACCAACAGTTGAATGAACATGGTCATTAATATTCAGCGAGTCAATCTCTAAACAATTGTGGCCCATTAAGAGGATTTAAGACACATTCGTCAGAATATATCACAGGCtgatttttttgacaaaaatgAGCGAAGTGTCTATTCCTTTTACTATTTTTCCATGTAtctattaacatacatacctacataataatcGTAAGGTCTCCATCCCCCACCAGTCttcaaaagtattttaacTGAAAGGAAAAGGCCACATTCTGCTGTGTGGCTAACAGGTTCCTAGTccatcacaaaaaaaatcccaactTGATTAACTTTTCCTTTAATTTTCCTTATCTATTTTCATGaagtattaatataattttttattttacagattaCATTTGCGACTTCTGAAACCTATGGTGTGTGAGCCGGGTCAGCGTTTCACACTTCGTCTCGGTGACCTTACGCTTGGTACGGGCGTCATCacaaaaatcaacaaaaatcTATCTGAAGAAGAAAGGATCATGCTATTGGAAGGAAAGAAGGCACGAGAAAAGGCGGCTGTTAAGAAGTGAAgagtttagttttatttttaagtttagaaATGTAGTCCCCGTTAATATTAcgcatttaaaaatgtaaatttcaaataaagtacctaatcaaaatgtttttttctgtaaGTTGAAGATACTCACCATTACGCCTGTTTTCcattggggtagacagacactatggatttccatttgtaacgatccttacagacctctcccccttcctccacactcattactcttttcatatCAGACTTttctgttaaaattattaaattttacagttGAAATGAAATGTAAGTTTTAAACCTATAGATCCTAAGTAGAAAATAACATAAAGCAATTTCTAGTGTGGTCGAATGGTTAAAGTGCCTGGCTAAAACACGCAAGTGATGTGTGTGACCGGGCACCGGTTCAAATCTTATCCCTGCAATATACCAATGACTCTCcgagtacattagtttgagtgcgaTCCAATAAGTGGCAAAGggtgcggaggtcagatgggagtcgcttcgtgtaaaaatttcACTCACCGAATCCATGGTCGAAATACGTGGGCTACTTTCCAGAATGGTGAAGATATAACGGGGCTTAACGCTAAGAGGAATTCCTCTGCGGCATCGCCGCTTTTATTTACTGGATTGCACACAACCTAACCAACTGTTTAACTTAAGGTAAAAACTTGCCCAGAGTAACAGCTATTTTATGAGTCAGCTCTTGGATAAGTGTGATGAAAttgaaagaaattttaattttccagCTTTATTCAAAAAGTATATCACCACAATTTTACAATGAATATTGTCAGTCCTTGTAACAAAAAGTGAGCTTATAACATTCATCATCGGACTTGTGAGTATATATACACACTGATACACCATCGCAATCAATTACAAGTAGTAATTATATGCAAATAATGTAAGAGCATTAGGATTCAATAAATAGCAATGTTCATATAACGACAAAACAATTTCTCAAAGTGTAAGGAACTGACTTCAATAACAGAGttgaataaattacaattcaaACAATAAAACGATCCTGAATTTTGACaataatatgttaatttatactggttttaataataataccgATCAAGGGTACCACAGTGCTTCATCTCAGATCTCATTGAAACAattccaaaattaaattaaacttagttAGCGCTAAACATACAAATTCAACATGGCAATTCTTacaatatcaaattaaagcaTGTTAACATGGAGTgaagattatttaattttacagttaAAATGTACTTTTTGATTGCCAGAACCTAATGGAATGAAAGGTATAATGTGAACATGGGTTGGCAACAACCATTTTCCTATTGATATCATATCAAGTCTACATTCTTATCtcatttgaaatattacaattaattagcAAAACAATGTAATGAAAATACAGTACTTGACAGAATATCTACAGGAAACATTATGCTCTTAAATGACTTATGTCTTAGGGCACTGAGAATTTTATTTAGCATATTACATTTACAAGTCTTCATCTTCCTCCGGCAACGCAGTGTCTTGGGCTTCCTTGAGGTCCTTTTCGATCTGGTTGACCAGTTGTGGGTCCATCGTAACTTCTGGAGGCACCAATGCAGGCATAGCAACAAACTCTAGGTTACCATCACCAATCAGCTTCCGTGCCAGCCATAAGAACGGTTTTTCGAAGTTGTAGTTTGACTTGGCAGAGATGTCATAATACTGCAaagaacaaattaatatacatcATGAATTGAGAAATATACAACATTATTGAGATAGAACTATGAAATGAAAGTATCGCCTTTACGCCTTTAGAGGGTAGAAATAGCCCAAGTTGAAACTTGGGCTACATTGAGTTCAGATTTAGAGCTTATGactgactggttgctagcctaccacctaaaataataatttataaaccattcccttcattttttttatcaataggGAAGAAGCAGCTGgctgatttttttaatctaaaaatGGTTGTGTACACAGAATTACTTAAGGTTCCATGTGccttactatttttttaaatttaaatgtggaaaaattacaaaatgttaaaGCAAATTTTGACACCGTTAAGAATACAATAAACGCTTACCTGAAGGTTCTTTTTCCTGTGGAATACAATCGTTTTTGCCTTGACTTTTCTGTCTTTTATATCAACTTTGTTTCCGCACAATACAATTGGAATGCCTTCACAAACTCGCACTAAATCTCTATGCCAGTTTGGTACGTTTTTGTATGTGACTCTGGAGGTTACATCAAACATGATGATGGCACATTGACCTTGGATATAATAGCCATCTCGTAAACCGCCAAATTTCTCCTGTCCAGCTGTGTCCCATACGTTAAATCTAATTGGGCCACGATTTGTGTGGAAAACCAAAGGATGGACTTCAACTCCCAAAGTGGCGACGTATCTTTTCTCGAACTCTCCAGTCAAGTGTCTTTTCACGAATGTGGTTTTGCCAGTACCACCGTCGCCGACCAGCACACATTTGAACGTAGGCATATCAGCTtcagacatttttatttaattatattgtttctGAAAACAAAGGTAAAGTTAATTGTTGTAGAAAACGGCGCGTACTCGTGAGCGACTCGCTCTGGCTGGAACTAACAacatatatttgtttacattttggAGAATATAAGTTGAAAGAGATTGGAGATATACGTTTGGGTAGagatataacttaaaaatatatgaaactaAAAGTATGGAACTCAAATgtaagttaaatataatttgagtTTGCACCAAATGGCGCTAAGACAACCTCACAGGAATTTAGCTCAATGACACCGAACTTAACATCAAATAATAGATTAACTACACAACacttatcaaaaatatataaacccAATTATTCCACATAGATAGTAGAttataaacacataaaataGAAACACTATTTACCAAGATCGTCAAAGAAAATCCTGATTATAACCACTGCAGGTAAAAGTCGTTACGGCTCACAATGGCGTCACTTGATTAAACGGAAGAACACTTTGACGGCAATTGTCACACTGACATTTGTAGTCAAAAAACgactttctattattttagaaaacatttttttccgctgtaataaattagaaatctatctaagaacaaaatttactattttttaaagttagcTTTTgggttttataaattaaatgaattgcaagttaaatttaaagaggaaagcaatttaatttcttagttACTGTTTTATCGACAAGGTCCATGACGTCACAAATAGCTACCAACAAAGGCGCCATCTATAGCATTGACTTTCTAGAGCAGATATTATGAGACGGATAGCAAAGTTTCGTTCGTTTCGTGTGTATCGATTTTTTGAGTGAAGTGAACGTAGTGTTCATGTCCTTTAGTTTAGTGACGTTTGTTAGAAAAATATCTGTGAATGGGATTGTGTAACAAGATAAAACGTTTATTTGGTGTGTGATTTTCTGTAAAGGATGACGAAGGACAGGTTAGCGGCGCTCCAGGCGGTAAGTTATTGCTAGTTTTCCTTCTATAACCAAAGGTCTCACAGTGACCTCGAAATCATAAAGAACCAGCATTGAAATCATGTTTCTTATTTAGTTCAAATCCTGGGAATTCATTAATCCTTTATAACACGGGACGGGTCATCAGCTCTTGTTCTAATTCTTGAGATTCTCTTATCTGGTCGCCCCACCCCTGATTTGACACCACATAAATGATAGCTGTCATTGAAGCGAGACAAGTTGTTGCGTTCCGCAGTTTTACGAAATATCTACCTGCTTATCAGCAAAGTCCattgttgttatttaaaaaaaaaataggtgttACTTTGCTTGAAACTTCACAGTTGGATAAGTTCCCAAGAAACATTATGTTCTTACTTATCCAACAAAAATTTTCTGGCCTACACTCATTCATTTGTCCATCTACTATTCACTTTCAGCATAAACATGATGATTGATATAATAGTggtatgataattaattatacagaTTAGTAAATTTTCACACTTGAGAAATTTGCTTGTGTAGatcataaataatactatACCTACTCATAATATTATGGCAAAGCAAATTGTATCTCGGGAGTACccgatttatatttttttgctagTACATTACAAGTTCTAGTGTCATGTATTCCCTATCAATCTTTATCAAACTGGctgtaaaaatcaaaataattccaTAGAAGCTAACtcagtgtttaaaaaaaaacatgcagTAGGTCTATAAACtttatctattatatttaatattttaatatttataataaaataatacctagtTAACAGAAAAGCCtgcattcttcttgtaggctatgggctagctaactgtcactattgtaatctcaattctattatcaagaGACTTTCAGAATCAAATATCTTTTGTAcaagcttttaaaataaattgtaataaaattctttgtaCAAGAAAGTCTGAGTGTAAAAAAACACTGTCGCATCACCAACCCATGGCTCTTCCATTTTTCTGGTTATAATTTGGATCCACATTTTATAACAGATCTTTAGAGTACATTAGATCAAATTATTGGcatgttgtattttattattgtgaagtttataatttaattaacttcagttgtataaaaatgtatgttaagatggtttggtcatgtggaaaGGATGagtgaaagcaggttgactaagcagatatacaaggagagtgtggagggaaaggtcggagcgggaagacctagaatgtatcttgatcaaattaaggacgtcctggtaaagggtcaggtcaagagtacccgaaaccgtaaatgaagcgaaggaagtatgcagatatagtggcaagtggaaagatgtagtctctgcctacccctacgggaaacaggcgtgattttatgttaagttatgtattaaaatcacCAAAGATTAGGAAGTGGAATACCTTCTTAACAGAGGAACTTCTACTGAGatagaaaatatgtaaatggggatgaaatatattttaagatgaaataagatatataatataacctTAAAGTATTGGCATGtggtaatgttttttttcgtAAATTTAGCGAATTTTCCACATATATAGCTGATATCAGCTGACGACAGCTTCCGGCGCGCGGCCTTCGGTAGTTGACTTGACTCACAAAAACATTACTCGTCACGGTTGCATCATCAATCTTTGCTGGAATCCTGCAGACATGTGTTAGCGAACATGGTCAACCAACAGTTTTTGCTAACCTCTCTGTAAATCCACTTGATATTTGTCAAGAATATGTGTTAGTTCATGGTTGTTTCGTATGTAGCTCGACCGGGGCGTCTGGAACTTTTATCATGAAAATGTAGTCGGATAGAGCCGCTTAAGTGCCTAAGaactaaatatttcaattaaacttttatacctacttatatccTTGTACGATTAAACACCGATGTGTTTGAGCCTAATTAGTATCTATGCGCAATTTCcatctttaaaataacaagaatTATAAATCAGGGCGAGTTGTCTTTAATATCGGTAAATtaagcaaaatttaaaagaaagcaAAGTGTATTCAATTGTCATCTTTTTAAGACATGGGCAAAAATAACtgacgtaaaaaaataacacaagaCAACTGTTTATTCCGAAAACAGTACGTACACTCTTGTGTCTTGACGTTTTCTTTTAATGAAAAAGGTAccgtcattttttttattcttgtataAACTTTTGCGGTTGTCCATTTTTCACTTAAGCGAAAGAAAAATTAGAACAAATCTGTTTATCTCTGAAACGCAAAGTTTTGTAAGGACGCAAACTTCGCGTGAATTTCATTGTGCCTGAAATCTTTTACAGGatttcaaagtatttttttacaacagTATATAATTCTAATAAAGCTTGATCACTATGATTAattcatacttatatatatatatatgtgtgtgtgtgtttgtttgtcattcAGTCATCCATGTCAAAACCAGCAACCcgatcttgaaattttgcatacatatagtaagaAGTACGTAGAAGGAGATTGCACGCGGGCGGAGTTTCTAGCGAAAGCTAGTAGTGTGATAATCGTGTTAACTTAATCGTTGAAgttaatttttgtaacttgccaatttaaaaaagtaacaacGATTATAGCAATACCACAACGAAACTGTAATGGGCTGctgtaaataaatctaaataagtaATGATGTAAATTTTAGTTGTGTGGTAGTAAATTGTTAGTAAAACGTTGTACATAACGAATCCCTTATCTCATTTCAACTACTACTAAAAGACGTGTTTCTTTAAGATAAAGACGATACAGGTCATTGAGAAATGAGGCTGTGGCGCTATTGTGGCCGCATCGACGTCACATGCACTTGCAACAGCTGACTCAGTGTGTGCGTAGAGTCTATTTTTAACCACTGTCTCACGTGCTGTCTGACAATGAAAGAAGGTTACCTCGCGAAATGTCTATAAGTTGGAAACTAGACAGTGTTTACGTGCATATCGTGTAAATCGGCCTTTTTTGTGTAATCAGTATTTTTGCCCAGCTTGTGACCACACCGTTGTTGATCGCTTTATGATTTTCATCCACTGTGGATGAAAAGCATTTCATCTAAATAGTTTGAAAGGCACCAAGGAACGGAACATATAAAGGGTATGAGGTGGAGACTATCAGTTTAGGagagatatatttaataataaaatttgtattgtagATCCCATATTACAAGTTTTTGCCGGCACCTGTGTAGTCTTTTCAACAATTTgagtctttttttattttaatatcatttgtCTGTGGTTAACATTTATGTTCTCAAGTAAAGACAAAAAACAATGTATGGTTAAATTAAAAGGATTAACCAAATTAGATAAGAATTAGCATCATCTAGCAAATTGTAACCAAACTTGGTAAAAATCTGTTAAAAGCCACAGGTGATCCGGTTAGCGGTTTCTAAATACGAACGAATCAACCTACAGAATTTATGAAGTCATTATTATCGATTACGTCACTCTAGGTATAGTGTACcagagtaggtacctactttaattAATGTGTATCTCAAGATTTTCtcaagatttaattaaaaatccaTAAAGTCTAAAATTGCTTAAGCAATAGAATATCACTCACTTTTTCCTGTAAGTAATTCTATCCATTCTAAAAGATAAAttgcatatatattttaaatgtcgTTGTGTCCGGTAATTAACGAGTTTCTCAGGCAAATTGCAAACTTTTTACTCCTCATaatctttcaatattttattttgattcagGCTGATAGTTTCTTGGTCTACAGACCTACAAGCCGATTCATTTAATACTCTTCTGAAGTATATCCGTTATTTATTTGAGCAATTAACATGTTTGTCCCATTTGTCtcctcataaaattttattcgacATCAACCTGCTTCCCATGCTGTTCATACATTGTATAAGAGAAGAACGTCGAATAGAACCAATAAAACACCCTTCTTATACCTAGGGGGTGAAAACTTTAGGAGTTATGCTTGTTCATGTCTAGCTCTCAAGATATCTGTGTTAATGTTACTGGCAATACTCCAAATCAAGCCTCCACTCAGCGGGTAGCTGGCATCTGGGTTTGGGTATGCCAAATTATctcattttacaatttattgatAGCTGCTTTTTACAAATAACTAAAACCTATTTACTGATCAAAAGCACTAAATAACCTAAAATAAAGATTCGTCAACTACGGTCTATCAGCCAgcatatattttatgacatgTAACATGTGTGGTTTGGTGTGGCAAGTATGCTATTCATCGACTTTTATATCATCGTATGTAGGTTGAAAGAGACAAACTCGTTtcgccttttttttaaaatggctTTCCATGTATGTGAAATGAGCAATTTGTAACtagtctattaaaaaaatatataaaaactcaCAGACTAACAAACTTGAAAATGGAACTTATTGTGTGCTTGATATTTCACTAAGAAACCTCTCACGAAATGATACTACAATGAAACCTTTGGGAAGTCAAATGTAGGCCATGGTTCATGGTTCCAATGACAACTGTTCGTTTCAAATGGAAAGTGTCAAtaatcattgttttaaaacaatgtttgcGAAACGATAGCGCCGTATCGTATCGACGGACGTCCCATAAAAATTAAGGGGTTTCTGTGTTAAAGCCGaactataaaattgtttacaaaGCTATTTCGCGTCATGTCGAAATGCTGTGTAAATTTCATAttctgtaaatttaatttcagcgACGTATCACAGCAGGCTCGACGCCGGAAACGTGACTGTCTATGCATATTATATGACTACACATTTGCAGTCTACTGTCTACCCTACACATGTAGATATGCACTAGCGCTATGTTACATGTGCATTTCCGTTGAGCTCTAGTTTCGGTACGGCTTGTTTGCTGGGAAGTATAAATCAAGCCTACCGccataaattctttttaactaTTGCCTGAATATGTACTTAGAAAatgtttcttgtttttttttatcctacTTTGATTAATACTGATATACAGCGTtgtaactatattttacaattatttaatgatGTAACATCTCATCGTTAACTTTCTTCGACCTTCCTTCTTCGAGCAGTTTGGTGTAGCcttctttcaatcttttccaTTGTGCTCTGTTTTGGTTTGTTAACGTCCAGTTCTGCTCCCAAATCCTAAGAATACCGTCATTCCACCTCATTTGTCGTCTTTCAACAGATTTTTTCTGGTCCCATGGTCTGCActgcaaattataaaaatatctgtattttttaaaatttctgtaaGAGCTTTCCCGTCCactatgataaaaataataaacaagttATGTTTCGTTTTAAAAATGACATGGAATGCTTATTTCatgaaactaaaaataataaatcaagaaCGGGTGTAATAACGTCATCTACATAGGCGGAACGTTATGGATAAGTGAAGTTGAATTTACTCCAGACTATTATATCAGGCCATTAACCATCTGTAATTATCGGGCGATCTCCCCTAATTGAGATCTAATTCAGCGAGGGAGATGAATCAGTGCAATTGTCCGTATAGAAATCACTCGTAATAGTAGTCTGTCTTGAGTTCAGATCTCTTATCGTCGTAGTGGGCAATCACGTTTCATAGTATGGATATTTGAGAAATATACGGTGTTAATCTGGATGTGACAATCTTTGGGAATTATGACCTggaatataatatgtaatttcTTTTGCTATCGCGCATGCAATATATGCAATCgtacgtacctacatacaaaatgaTGTATTTACCAAGTCATAGTTATCTGCTTCATCGAGAGAAATTTCAAACATAATAAAGTAGAGCAGCCGAAACCGTGTAGTGTTCCTTTAGATGACGTTATTACAAGGCGGCTTAGATAATTCAATCTAAACAAAACATCAATCAAACTAACCCCCTTCCCGTCTGACCGATGTGGGGAGGGAACGCTTTGTCCTCTGACAACGTTACAGACCGATAGTTCTATGGTGGTCTTATAGAGACAcaggttttaaattattatggtGATGAATCACAGACGAAATTATGACATCTAATAGAACCtacttcaatatttttagtttgtataGGAGTAAGTCTAGAAGTAAACTTTTTGTATttacgtgattttatttacaactcCATTTATCTACCAGACACTGTAATAATGATACccctttataaa
This is a stretch of genomic DNA from Amyelois transitella isolate CPQ chromosome 5, ilAmyTran1.1, whole genome shotgun sequence. It encodes these proteins:
- the LOC106138043 gene encoding GTP-binding nuclear protein Ran, coding for MSEADMPTFKCVLVGDGGTGKTTFVKRHLTGEFEKRYVATLGVEVHPLVFHTNRGPIRFNVWDTAGQEKFGGLRDGYYIQGQCAIIMFDVTSRVTYKNVPNWHRDLVRVCEGIPIVLCGNKVDIKDRKVKAKTIVFHRKKNLQYYDISAKSNYNFEKPFLWLARKLIGDGNLEFVAMPALVPPEVTMDPQLVNQIEKDLKEAQDTALPEEDEDL
- the LOC106138024 gene encoding elongation factor Tu, mitochondrial encodes the protein MASISFAKNLVNPALKLVLKNSPCSQLTKCGNGLPGLTPLSIVLRRNYAEKQVFERTKPHCNVGTIGHVDHGKTTLTAAITKVLADLNLAQKKGYTDIDNAPEEKARGITINVAHVEYQTEQRHYGHTDCPGHADYIKNMITGTAQMDGAILVVAATDGVMPQTREHLLLAKQIGIQHVVVFINKVDAADQEMVELVEMEIRELMSEMGYDGDNVPVIKGSALCALDGKSPEIGAEAITQLLKEVDAYIPTPVRELDKPFLLPVESVHSIPGRGTVVTGRLHRGVLKKGTECEIVGHGKTMKTTVTGVEMFHKTLEEAQAGDQLGALVRAVKREQIKRGMVMAKPGTVKAHDNVEAAVYILSKEEGGRSKPFTSYIQLQMFSMTWDCASQVTIPEKEMVMPGEDAKLHLRLLKPMVCEPGQRFTLRLGDLTLGTGVITKINKNLSEEERIMLLEGKKAREKAAVKK